The Scophthalmus maximus strain ysfricsl-2021 chromosome 7, ASM2237912v1, whole genome shotgun sequence genome includes a window with the following:
- the api5 gene encoding apoptosis inhibitor 5, translating into MAVTIEDLYRNYGILADAKDNLSQHKDAYQVILDGVKGGPKEKRLAAQFIPKFFSSFPELADAAINAQLDLCEDEDVSIRRQAIKELPRFATGENILRVADILTQLLQTDDTAEFNQVNTALVSIFKMDAKGTLGGLFSQILQGEDIVRERAIKFLSTKLKTLPEDVMTKEVEDYVFAETKKVLEDVTGEEFVLLMRLVSGLRVLQTVHGRQQLVEMVVEQAFLEQALNPADPDTVDRLLQCTRQALPLFSKNVHSTRFVTYFCEHVLPNLSTLTTPVADLDIQLEVLKLLAEMSPYCGDMEKLEANLNMLFTKLLEFMPLPPEEVENGENSTSEEPKLQFSYVECLLFGFHQLGRKLPDFLLDKVDNERLKDFKIRLQYFARGLQVYIRQLRVALQGKTGDALKTDENKIKVVALKITNNINVLIKDLFHNPPSYKSTVTLSWKPVQRTEAAAAAAAAAPKRPSAEEMGSGGSTKKQISPLPRRDARQIYNPPSGKFSASIGNFNYERGGFRGGRGRGFGARGNRSRGRIY; encoded by the exons ATGGCGGTCACTATTGAGGACCTCTACCGTAACTACGGGATCCTTGCCGACGCTAAGGACAACCTCAGTCAG CACAAAGATGCTTACCAAGTAATCCTGGATGGTGTTAAAGGTGGCCCCAAGGAGAAGCGCCTGGCAGCACAGTTTATTCCCAAGTTCTTCAGCAGCTTTCCGGAACTCGCCGATGCAGCCATAAATGCTCAGCTTGATCTTTGTGAGGATGAAGATGTTTCG ATTCGACGGCAGGCAATCAAGGAGCTGCCACGGTTTGCAACTGGCGAGAACATCCTCAGAGTTGCAGATATTCTCACCCAGCTCCTTCAGACAG ATGACACTGCAGAATTCAACCAAGTGAATACAGCCCTCGTTTCCATATTCAAGATGGATGCTAAGG GTACCCTGGGGGGGCTCTTCTCTCAGATCCTGCAGGGAGAGGATATCGTTCGTGAGAGGGCGATCAAGTTTCTGTCAACCAAGCTGAAGACCCTGCCAGAGGATGTCATGACAAAGGAGGTGGAGGACTATGTCTTTGCAGAAACAAAGAAG GTGCTGGAAGATGTGACGGGGGAGGAGTTTGTGCTGTTGATGCGACTGGTGTCCGGCCTGCGGGTGCTGCAGACTGTGCACGGCCggcagcagctggtggagatGGTGGTAGAGCAGGCTTTCCTTGAGCAGGCTCTAAACCCAGCCGACCCAGACACCGTTGACCGCCTACTGCAGTGTACACGCCAGGCCCTACCCCTGTTCTCT AAAAACGTCCATTCCACACGTTTTGTAACCTACTTCTGTGAACATGTGCTGCCCAACCTCAGCACCCTGACAACGCCTGTGGCTGACTTGGACATTCAGTTGGAG gtactGAAGCTGCTGGCTGAGATGAGTCCGTACTGTGGAGACATGGAAAAGCTGGAGGCCAACCTCAACATGCTGTTTACCAAGCTGCTG gaGTTTATGCCTCTGCCgccagaggaggtggagaatgGAGAGAACTCGACGAGCGAGGAGCCCAAACTGCAGTTCAGCTATGTTGAGTGCCTCCTCTTCGGCTTCCACCAGCTGGGCCGGAAACTGCCAGACTTCCTCCTCGACAAAGTTGACAATGAGCGCCTCAAAGACTTTAAGATCAG GTTACAGTACTTTGCCAGGGGCCTGCAGGTTTACATCAGACAGCTGCGAGTCGCACTGCAGGGCAAGACGGGGGACGCTCTAAAAACAGATGAG AACAAGATCAAAGTGGTGGCCctaaaaatcacaaacaacatcaacGTCCTTATCAAG GATCTCTTCCACAACCCTCCATCATACAAGAGCACCGTCACTCTATCCTGGAAACCAGTCCAGAGGAcagaggcggcagcagcagcagcagcagcagc accGAAGCGTCCTTCAGCTGAAGAGATGGGGTCTGGCGgcagcacaaaaaaacagatctcTCCCCTGCCCCGGAGGGATGCACGACAAATCTACAATCCTCCCAGCGGCAAGTTCAGCGCCTCCATTGGCAATTTTAACTATG AACGCGGAGGCTTCAGGGGCGGACGAGGACGAGGCTTCGGAGCCAGAGGCAACAGGAGCCGAGGCCGAATCTACTGA